In Chromobacterium rhizoryzae, one genomic interval encodes:
- a CDS encoding recombination-associated protein RdgC — MWFRQLSFYRLNQDDAPNNEQLSAALEKRPFQHCMGLDWFSEGWVPAAGHLEAPVYAVRGCQMVSLRREDKVLPSSVIRDFVDLKVAEIEDKELRKVGRKEKLALKEQITDDLLPRAFVRSSRMSAYLDTRRGWLMVDSAAASKAEALVSKLREALPPFPAALPRTKIAPHTAMTDWLAAGEAPAGFELDSDCELKDSGENGAVVRCARIDLTADEIRQHIATGKQVTRVGLIWQEKIRFQLTDMLQLKRLQFLDLLQDEASQAGDDRESLFEATFTLMSEELGELVDALVAALGGLEEAPSPAAVAPAQDKQPAVVDENSAEVPWD; from the coding sequence ATGTGGTTTAGGCAACTATCTTTTTACCGTTTGAATCAAGACGACGCCCCTAACAACGAACAGCTTTCCGCCGCGCTGGAAAAGCGTCCATTCCAGCATTGCATGGGACTGGACTGGTTCAGCGAGGGCTGGGTGCCCGCCGCCGGCCACCTGGAGGCGCCGGTCTACGCCGTGCGCGGCTGCCAGATGGTGTCTTTGCGCCGCGAGGACAAAGTGCTGCCCTCCTCGGTGATCCGCGACTTCGTCGATTTGAAAGTCGCCGAGATCGAAGACAAGGAGTTGCGCAAGGTGGGCCGCAAGGAAAAGCTGGCCCTGAAAGAGCAGATCACCGACGACCTGCTCCCGCGCGCCTTCGTGCGCAGCAGCCGGATGAGCGCCTATCTGGACACCCGCCGCGGTTGGCTGATGGTGGACTCGGCAGCCGCCAGCAAGGCGGAAGCGCTGGTCTCCAAGCTGCGCGAAGCGCTGCCGCCCTTCCCCGCCGCGCTGCCGCGCACCAAGATCGCCCCGCACACCGCGATGACGGACTGGCTGGCGGCAGGCGAGGCGCCAGCCGGCTTTGAGCTGGATTCCGATTGCGAGCTCAAGGACAGCGGCGAAAACGGCGCGGTGGTACGCTGCGCGCGCATCGACCTGACCGCGGACGAGATCCGCCAGCACATCGCCACCGGCAAGCAAGTGACCCGGGTTGGCCTGATCTGGCAGGAAAAGATCCGCTTCCAGCTGACCGATATGCTGCAGCTGAAGCGGCTGCAGTTCCTGGACCTGCTGCAAGACGAAGCCAGCCAGGCCGGCGATGACCGTGAAAGCCTGTTCGAAGCCACTTTCACCTTGATGAGCGAAGAACTGGGCGAACTGGTGGACGCGCTGGTCGCCGCGCTGGGCGGCCTGGAAGAAGCGCCCAGCCCGGCGGCTGTCGCCCCGGCGCAGGACAAGCAGCCCGCCGTCGTCGACGAAAACTCGGCGGAAGTGCCCTGGGACTAA
- the hemB gene encoding porphobilinogen synthase: MIFANRYFPATRMRRMRKDEFSRRLMRENVLTANDLIYPVFVMEGQNRVVEVPSMPGAPRQTLDKLLYTAEQALELGIPMLSLFPVIESGKDNSAQEAYNPEGLVPTVVRELKKRFPELGVMTDGALDPYTIHGQDGVMDESGYVLNDETTEILIKQGLCHAEAGVDMFGPSDMMDGRIGAIREAFEEEGFIHTKILAYSAKYASGFYGPFRDALGSSGNLGKADKNNYQMDPANLDEAIQEVAQDLEEGADAVMIKPGMPYLDVIRRVKDTFRVPTFAYQVSGEYAMLKAAFQNGWLNEEKCMLESLIAFKRAGADGILTYFALDAARLLRQR; the protein is encoded by the coding sequence ATGATTTTCGCCAATCGCTATTTTCCCGCCACCCGCATGCGCCGCATGCGCAAGGATGAATTCTCCCGCCGCCTGATGCGTGAAAACGTGCTGACCGCCAACGATCTGATCTATCCGGTATTCGTGATGGAAGGGCAGAACCGGGTGGTGGAAGTGCCGTCGATGCCGGGCGCGCCGCGCCAAACGCTGGACAAGCTGCTATACACCGCCGAACAGGCGTTGGAACTGGGCATCCCGATGCTGTCGCTGTTCCCGGTGATCGAATCGGGCAAGGACAATAGCGCGCAAGAGGCCTACAACCCCGAAGGCCTGGTGCCGACCGTGGTTCGCGAATTGAAGAAACGCTTCCCCGAGCTGGGCGTGATGACCGACGGCGCGCTGGACCCGTACACCATTCACGGCCAGGACGGGGTGATGGACGAGAGCGGCTATGTGCTCAACGACGAAACCACCGAAATCCTGATCAAGCAAGGCCTCTGTCACGCGGAGGCCGGCGTGGACATGTTCGGCCCGTCCGACATGATGGACGGACGCATCGGCGCGATCCGCGAGGCTTTCGAGGAGGAGGGCTTCATCCACACCAAGATTCTGGCGTATTCGGCCAAGTACGCGTCCGGCTTCTACGGCCCCTTCCGCGACGCTTTGGGTTCGTCCGGCAATCTGGGCAAGGCCGACAAGAACAACTACCAGATGGATCCGGCCAATCTGGACGAAGCGATCCAGGAAGTGGCGCAGGATCTGGAAGAGGGCGCCGACGCGGTGATGATCAAGCCGGGCATGCCCTATCTGGACGTGATCCGTCGAGTGAAAGACACGTTCCGGGTGCCGACCTTCGCCTATCAGGTGTCCGGCGAGTACGCGATGTTGAAGGCGGCCTTCCAGAACGGCTGGCTGAACGAGGAAAAGTGCATGCTGGAAAGCCTGATCGCGTTCAAGCGCGCCGGAGCGGACGGCATCCTGACCTATTTCGCGCTGGACGCGGCGCGTTTGCTGCGCCAACGCTGA
- a CDS encoding phage holin family protein produces MPQRQSPPRPGSLRSFAGGVASLLLTRAELLSLEAQELKDDIIGSLFTGMLALILIAVGLMAGLLLVWALTPPTLRAWALAACALLFCGAGAWLAFRLRRRLREQGPAFATTLEEVRKDWAALGGGDAP; encoded by the coding sequence ATGCCGCAACGCCAATCTCCGCCCCGCCCCGGCAGCCTGCGCTCCTTCGCCGGCGGGGTGGCCTCCTTGCTGCTGACCCGGGCGGAACTGCTGTCGCTTGAAGCTCAGGAACTGAAAGACGACATCATCGGCAGCCTGTTCACCGGCATGCTGGCGCTGATCCTGATCGCCGTGGGCCTGATGGCGGGCCTGCTGCTGGTCTGGGCGCTGACTCCGCCGACTCTGCGCGCCTGGGCGCTTGCCGCCTGCGCGCTGCTGTTCTGCGGCGCGGGCGCCTGGCTGGCCTTCCGTCTGCGTCGACGGCTGCGCGAGCAAGGACCGGCCTTCGCCACCACATTGGAAGAAGTGCGCAAGGACTGGGCGGCCTTGGGCGGCGGAGACGCGCCGTGA
- a CDS encoding alanine/glycine:cation symporter family protein, with protein MEDLVNAVNGVIWSPALIYLCLGVGLYLSVRTRFLQLRHFREMLRLMFNTESSASGVSSFQALAMTLAGRVGTGNIAGVATAITFGGPGAIFWMWMVAFLGASSAFVESTLGQVYKEKIDGQYRGGPAFYIEKGLGLKWYAWLFAITTIVATGVLLPGVQANSIAASLNTAFGIAPTVTAAVLAIILGFIIFGGVKRIALFAGAVVPFMALGYIIVACVIIALNIEQLPGVMALVLKSAFGMEAGFGAILGLAIQWGVKRGVYSNEAGQGTGPHASSAAAVSHPAKQGLVQAFSVYIDTLFVCSATAFMLLITGQYNVQGPEGQAMYTGIAGVAAGPGYVQIAMESIMPGFGSIFVALALFFFAFTTIVAYYYIAETNIAYINRKIQLPWLSFVLKIALMAATVYGTVKTADLAWGLGDIGVGLMAWLNIIAIVLMQKPALACLRDYEVQKARGLDPVFHPEALGIVNAAYWEGRRAEDNLAAELAAQAGKAAEEGELAPRKR; from the coding sequence ATGGAAGATTTGGTCAACGCCGTCAACGGCGTCATCTGGAGCCCGGCGCTGATTTACCTGTGTCTGGGCGTGGGTCTTTACTTGTCCGTGCGCACGCGTTTCCTGCAATTGCGCCACTTCCGGGAAATGCTGCGCCTGATGTTCAATACCGAGAGCAGCGCCAGCGGCGTGTCCTCGTTCCAGGCGCTGGCGATGACGCTGGCCGGCCGCGTCGGCACCGGCAATATCGCCGGCGTCGCCACCGCGATCACTTTCGGCGGCCCGGGCGCTATCTTCTGGATGTGGATGGTGGCCTTCCTCGGCGCCAGTTCGGCCTTCGTCGAATCGACGCTGGGCCAGGTCTACAAGGAAAAGATCGACGGCCAGTATCGCGGCGGCCCGGCTTTCTACATCGAGAAGGGTCTGGGCTTGAAGTGGTACGCCTGGCTGTTCGCCATCACCACCATCGTCGCCACCGGCGTATTGTTGCCGGGTGTGCAGGCCAATTCCATCGCCGCCTCGCTGAACACCGCCTTCGGCATCGCGCCCACCGTCACCGCGGCGGTGCTGGCCATCATTCTGGGCTTTATCATCTTCGGCGGGGTCAAGCGCATCGCGCTGTTCGCCGGCGCGGTGGTGCCCTTCATGGCCTTGGGCTACATCATCGTGGCCTGCGTGATCATCGCCTTGAACATCGAGCAGCTGCCTGGCGTGATGGCGCTGGTGCTGAAAAGCGCGTTTGGCATGGAGGCCGGTTTCGGCGCCATTCTCGGCCTGGCCATCCAGTGGGGGGTGAAGCGCGGCGTGTATTCCAATGAAGCCGGCCAGGGCACCGGCCCGCACGCCTCCAGCGCCGCGGCGGTGTCGCATCCGGCCAAACAGGGCCTGGTGCAGGCCTTTTCGGTCTATATCGACACCTTGTTCGTTTGCTCCGCCACCGCCTTCATGCTGCTGATCACCGGCCAATACAATGTGCAGGGTCCGGAAGGCCAGGCCATGTACACCGGCATCGCCGGCGTGGCGGCGGGGCCGGGTTATGTGCAGATCGCGATGGAAAGCATCATGCCGGGCTTCGGTTCCATCTTCGTGGCGCTGGCGCTGTTCTTTTTCGCCTTCACCACCATCGTCGCCTACTACTACATCGCCGAAACCAATATCGCCTACATCAACCGCAAGATTCAGCTGCCCTGGCTGAGCTTTGTGTTGAAGATCGCCTTGATGGCGGCAACGGTGTACGGCACGGTCAAGACCGCGGATCTGGCCTGGGGTCTGGGCGATATCGGCGTCGGCCTGATGGCCTGGCTCAACATCATCGCCATCGTCTTGATGCAAAAACCGGCGCTGGCCTGCCTGCGGGACTATGAGGTGCAGAAAGCGCGCGGCCTGGACCCGGTGTTCCATCCGGAAGCGCTGGGCATCGTCAACGCCGCCTACTGGGAAGGACGGCGCGCGGAGGACAATCTGGCCGCGGAATTGGCGGCGCAGGCCGGCAAGGCCGCGGAGGAAGGCGAGCTGGCGCCGCGCAAGCGCTGA
- the tadA gene encoding tRNA adenosine(34) deaminase TadA: MASRAQLASPPLPPAAIAWLAEIGIVDADALRQRGPVLAFLQLKSRGRTATRKLLFALEAACRGIHWNQLGDEAKDALLRQLAAHPPVAAPPPEAEIARHLALALELAAQAGSEGEIPVGAVVVRQGEVIGRGYNQPIGRRDPSAHAEIMALRDAAGLLGNYRLDGCDLYVTLEPCLMCSGAIMHARIARVIYGAPDAKTGAAGSVLDVFADSRLNHHAAVFGQQQADACAQPLTAFFQTRRKG, from the coding sequence ATGGCGAGCCGCGCTCAACTGGCCTCGCCCCCCTTGCCGCCCGCGGCCATCGCCTGGCTCGCCGAAATCGGCATTGTAGACGCCGACGCCCTGAGGCAACGCGGCCCGGTCCTGGCTTTCTTGCAATTGAAAAGCCGCGGACGCACCGCCACCCGAAAGCTGTTGTTCGCGCTGGAGGCCGCCTGCCGCGGCATTCATTGGAACCAACTCGGCGACGAAGCCAAAGACGCCTTGCTGCGGCAATTGGCCGCGCATCCGCCCGTGGCCGCCCCGCCGCCCGAGGCCGAGATCGCCCGTCATCTGGCGCTGGCTCTGGAGCTGGCCGCCCAGGCCGGTTCGGAGGGAGAGATTCCGGTGGGCGCCGTCGTCGTCCGGCAAGGCGAAGTGATAGGACGCGGCTACAATCAACCTATAGGCCGACGCGACCCCAGCGCCCACGCCGAGATCATGGCCCTGCGCGACGCCGCCGGCCTGCTGGGCAATTACCGCCTGGACGGCTGCGATCTGTACGTGACACTGGAACCCTGTCTGATGTGCAGCGGCGCCATCATGCACGCCCGCATCGCCCGCGTGATTTACGGCGCGCCCGACGCCAAGACCGGGGCCGCCGGCAGCGTGCTGGACGTTTTTGCCGACAGCCGCCTCAATCACCACGCCGCGGTGTTCGGCCAGCAACAGGCGGACGCCTGCGCGCAACCGTTGACGGCGTTTTTCCAAACCCGTCGGAAAGGCTGA
- a CDS encoding class I SAM-dependent methyltransferase produces MLSNSVATFSLYSDLYARFRPAYPEALYQWLLPQCAEYGRAWDCATGNGQTAVRLGDSFARVDATDISSAQLGQAEAHNQVYYRECPAEVTPFDDAAFDLITVSQALHWFHFPSFWPEVGRVLKPGGVFAAWGYHLCRVSPEVDRAAAILTSIIEPFWSSRCQILWDGYSTAGCPLPVLETPDLAIDCDWTLEQYLGFLNTLSASKLCKQTLGEHVLDDASSRIARAWGDGDQVCRVSMPLSLLVARRPA; encoded by the coding sequence ATGCTATCCAATTCCGTTGCTACTTTCAGCCTGTATTCGGATTTATACGCCCGGTTTCGTCCGGCGTATCCGGAGGCCTTGTATCAGTGGCTATTGCCGCAGTGCGCCGAATATGGGCGAGCCTGGGATTGCGCCACCGGCAACGGTCAGACCGCGGTGAGGTTGGGGGACAGTTTCGCGCGCGTGGACGCCACGGACATCAGCTCCGCGCAGCTGGGTCAGGCCGAGGCGCATAATCAGGTGTATTACCGCGAGTGTCCGGCCGAGGTCACGCCGTTCGACGACGCCGCCTTTGATCTGATCACGGTGTCGCAGGCTTTGCATTGGTTTCATTTCCCGTCGTTCTGGCCGGAGGTGGGACGGGTGCTCAAGCCGGGCGGCGTGTTCGCCGCCTGGGGTTATCATCTATGCAGGGTGTCCCCCGAAGTGGACCGCGCCGCGGCGATTTTGACGTCCATCATCGAACCGTTCTGGTCCAGCCGCTGCCAGATACTGTGGGACGGCTACAGCACCGCGGGCTGCCCGCTGCCCGTGCTGGAAACGCCGGATCTGGCGATTGATTGCGATTGGACGCTGGAGCAATACCTGGGCTTTCTCAACACGCTGTCCGCCAGCAAGCTATGCAAACAGACTCTGGGCGAGCATGTGCTGGACGATGCCTCCAGCCGCATCGCCCGCGCCTGGGGCGATGGCGATCAGGTGTGCCGGGTCAGCATGCCGCTGAGCCTGCTGGTGGCGCGGCGCCCGGCGTAA
- a CDS encoding DUF883 family protein, protein MSNAAAIAKEKEQLLDDVRQVLVSTEELIDASLDDGSQKSKEIRQRVNEKLKLAKAKLLDAEQVVVGKAKVAAKATDQYVHENPWKSIGIAAGVAFLLGMLVSRR, encoded by the coding sequence ATGTCCAATGCCGCTGCAATCGCCAAGGAAAAAGAACAATTACTGGATGACGTGCGCCAGGTTCTGGTCAGCACCGAAGAGCTGATCGACGCCTCGCTGGACGACGGCAGCCAGAAAAGCAAGGAAATCCGCCAGCGCGTCAACGAAAAGCTGAAGCTCGCCAAGGCCAAGCTGCTGGACGCCGAGCAAGTGGTGGTCGGCAAGGCCAAGGTCGCCGCCAAAGCGACCGATCAATACGTGCATGAAAACCCGTGGAAATCCATCGGCATCGCCGCCGGCGTCGCCTTCCTGCTGGGCATGCTGGTTTCCCGCCGCTAA
- the guaA gene encoding glutamine-hydrolyzing GMP synthase, with amino-acid sequence MGMDKVLILDFGSQVTQLIARRVREAHVYCELHSFDMPLEEIRAFAPKAIILSGGPNSVYESDYQADPALFELGVPVLGICYGMQFMAQTFGGKVEAGDKREFGYAQIKARHHSKLLEGLQDQVDDAGNGFLDVWMSHGDKVTGLPPGFNVIAETPSCPIAAMADESRGLYGVQFHPEVTHTKRGTEMIHRFVLHVAGCKPSWTMPNYIDEAVKKIREQVGDEEVILGLSGGVDSSVAAALIHRAIGPQLTCVFVDHGLLRLNEGKMVMEMFAQNLGVKVVHVQAEADFMSKLAGESDPEKKRKIIGAEFIEVFDRESGKLSNAKWLAQGTIYPDVIESAGAKTKKAHTIKSHHNVGGLPEDMNLKLLEPLRELFKDEVRQLGVALGLPHDMVYRHPFPGPGLGVRILGEVKKEYADLLRQADAIFIEELRNTVDEKSGKNWYELTSQAFAVFLPVKSVGVMGDGRTYDYVVALRAVVTSDFMTAHWAELPYSLLGRASNRIINEVKGINRVVYDVSGKPPATIEWE; translated from the coding sequence ATAGGCATGGACAAAGTCCTCATTCTCGATTTCGGCTCTCAGGTCACCCAACTGATTGCCCGCCGCGTACGCGAAGCTCACGTTTACTGTGAGCTTCATTCGTTTGACATGCCGCTGGAAGAAATCCGCGCCTTCGCGCCCAAAGCCATCATCCTCTCCGGCGGCCCCAACTCGGTGTACGAATCCGACTACCAGGCCGATCCGGCGCTGTTCGAACTCGGCGTTCCGGTGCTGGGCATCTGCTACGGCATGCAGTTCATGGCTCAGACCTTCGGCGGCAAAGTGGAAGCCGGCGACAAGCGCGAGTTCGGCTACGCCCAGATCAAGGCCCGCCATCACTCCAAACTGCTGGAAGGCCTGCAAGACCAGGTGGACGACGCCGGCAACGGCTTCCTCGACGTATGGATGAGCCATGGCGACAAGGTCACCGGCCTGCCGCCGGGCTTCAACGTCATCGCCGAAACCCCGTCCTGCCCGATCGCGGCCATGGCCGACGAGAGCCGCGGCCTCTACGGCGTGCAGTTCCATCCGGAAGTGACTCACACCAAGCGCGGCACGGAAATGATCCATCGCTTCGTGCTGCACGTGGCCGGCTGCAAACCCAGCTGGACCATGCCCAACTACATCGACGAAGCGGTGAAGAAGATCCGCGAGCAAGTGGGCGACGAAGAAGTCATCCTCGGCCTGTCCGGCGGCGTGGACTCCTCGGTGGCCGCCGCGCTGATCCACCGCGCCATCGGCCCGCAACTGACCTGCGTCTTCGTCGATCACGGCCTGCTGCGCCTGAACGAAGGCAAGATGGTGATGGAAATGTTCGCGCAGAACCTGGGCGTGAAAGTGGTTCACGTGCAGGCGGAAGCCGACTTCATGAGCAAGCTCGCCGGCGAGAGCGACCCGGAGAAGAAGCGCAAGATCATCGGCGCGGAATTCATCGAGGTGTTCGACCGCGAATCCGGCAAGCTCAGCAACGCCAAATGGCTGGCCCAGGGCACCATCTACCCGGACGTGATCGAATCCGCCGGCGCCAAGACCAAGAAGGCCCACACCATCAAGAGCCACCACAATGTGGGCGGCCTGCCGGAAGACATGAACCTCAAGCTGCTGGAGCCGCTGCGCGAGCTGTTCAAGGATGAAGTGCGCCAATTGGGCGTCGCGCTCGGCCTGCCGCACGACATGGTCTACCGCCACCCCTTCCCGGGCCCGGGCCTGGGCGTGCGCATCCTGGGCGAAGTGAAGAAAGAGTACGCCGATCTGCTGCGCCAGGCCGACGCCATCTTCATCGAAGAACTGCGCAACACCGTGGACGAGAAGAGCGGCAAGAACTGGTACGAACTGACCAGCCAGGCCTTCGCCGTGTTCCTGCCGGTGAAATCGGTGGGCGTGATGGGCGACGGCCGCACTTACGACTACGTCGTCGCGCTGCGCGCCGTGGTCACCAGCGACTTCATGACCGCCCACTGGGCGGAACTGCCGTACAGCCTGCTGGGCCGCGCGTCCAACCGCATCATCAACGAGGTCAAGGGCATCAACCGCGTGGTGTACGACGTGTCCGGCAAGCCGCCGGCCACCATCGAGTGGGAATAA
- a CDS encoding MFS transporter → MNAIATPAAALSRSDYRTLGLAALGGALEIYDFIVFAFFAATLSQLFFPPQMPEWLRLLQTFGIFATGYLARPLGGILMAHFADRLGRKRMFSLSMLMMAGPCLLIGLLPTYAQIGYLAPLLLLCLRLLQGAAVGGEVPSAWTFVAEHAPARHRGYALGLLQAGLTMGYLLGALTATLLAEVFSPQQMQDYAWRIPFLLGGPLGLFGVWLRRWLNETPVFLSLRSQRQERAYPLLEVLRAHRSTLLPAALLTCVLTSAVVIPVVVTPTLLQQHFAWPAKDAFALGSLGIVFLNIGCVIAGRVTDRVGPLRSLILYSLLLPVGVGLLYASLIGGWRWPGLAYAVAGLCCGIVGVVPSAMISLFPADIRVSGIAVTYNIAYSLWASAAPLLLIAATPWSPWISALFSLAMGGVGLYAASRFRAPRLPQWENVAYGRI, encoded by the coding sequence ATGAACGCCATCGCCACGCCCGCCGCCGCACTTTCACGCTCCGACTACCGCACCCTGGGACTGGCCGCGCTGGGCGGCGCGCTCGAAATCTACGACTTCATCGTCTTCGCCTTCTTCGCCGCCACGCTCAGCCAATTGTTCTTCCCGCCGCAGATGCCGGAATGGCTGCGCCTGCTGCAAACCTTCGGCATCTTCGCCACCGGCTACCTGGCGCGCCCGCTGGGCGGCATCCTGATGGCCCACTTCGCCGACCGCCTGGGCCGCAAGCGCATGTTCAGCCTCAGCATGCTGATGATGGCCGGCCCCTGTCTGCTGATCGGCCTGCTGCCCACTTACGCCCAGATCGGCTATCTGGCGCCGCTGCTGCTGCTGTGCCTGCGGCTGCTGCAAGGCGCGGCGGTGGGCGGCGAGGTGCCCAGCGCCTGGACCTTTGTCGCCGAACACGCGCCGGCGCGCCATCGCGGCTACGCGCTGGGCCTGTTGCAAGCCGGCCTGACCATGGGCTATCTGCTGGGCGCGCTGACCGCCACCCTGCTGGCCGAAGTCTTCAGCCCTCAGCAAATGCAGGACTACGCCTGGCGGATTCCGTTCCTGCTCGGCGGCCCGCTCGGCCTGTTCGGCGTCTGGCTGCGCCGCTGGCTGAATGAAACGCCGGTATTCCTGTCCCTGCGCTCTCAGCGGCAGGAGCGCGCCTACCCGCTGCTGGAAGTGCTGCGCGCGCACCGGAGCACCCTGCTGCCGGCGGCGCTGCTGACCTGCGTGCTGACTTCGGCCGTGGTGATTCCGGTGGTGGTCACCCCCACCTTGCTGCAGCAGCACTTCGCCTGGCCGGCCAAGGACGCCTTCGCGCTGGGCAGCCTCGGCATCGTCTTCCTCAACATAGGCTGCGTGATCGCCGGCCGCGTCACCGACCGCGTCGGCCCGTTGCGCAGCCTGATCCTCTACAGCCTGTTGTTGCCCGTGGGCGTGGGCCTGCTCTACGCCAGCCTGATCGGCGGCTGGCGCTGGCCCGGCCTCGCCTACGCCGTCGCCGGCCTGTGCTGCGGCATCGTCGGCGTGGTGCCCTCGGCGATGATCAGTCTGTTTCCCGCCGACATCCGCGTCTCCGGCATCGCCGTCACCTACAACATCGCTTATTCGCTGTGGGCCAGCGCCGCGCCGCTGCTGCTGATCGCCGCCACGCCCTGGAGCCCCTGGATCTCGGCCCTGTTCAGCCTGGCCATGGGCGGCGTGGGCTTGTACGCGGCCAGCCGTTTCCGCGCGCCACGGCTTCCGCAGTGGGAAAACGTCGCCTACGGCCGGATTTGA
- a CDS encoding L,D-transpeptidase gives MLRLMLALSLSASAFAGDAEDDAALAMDPLAAAAFAVQQQAAAPLLDTSPNPRHYGAPWILVGVRSQTLRRYDGWGLLQREYQVSTARKGVGEVSGSYQTPRGWHRVCERIGAGVEANTIIFRRKVTPWKYTPELHIQYPNKDWILTRILWLCGEEPGKNQGGEVDSYNRAIYIHGAGDHVPWGTPTSLGCVRMKNPDVIELFDATDNGIDVLIDENA, from the coding sequence ATGCTGCGACTGATGCTCGCCCTGTCCTTGAGCGCGTCCGCCTTCGCCGGCGACGCGGAAGACGACGCCGCGCTGGCGATGGACCCATTGGCGGCGGCGGCTTTCGCGGTTCAGCAGCAGGCCGCCGCGCCCTTGCTGGACACCTCCCCCAATCCGCGCCATTACGGCGCGCCCTGGATTCTGGTCGGCGTGCGCAGCCAGACCCTGCGCCGCTACGACGGCTGGGGGCTGTTGCAACGCGAATATCAGGTGTCCACCGCGCGCAAGGGCGTGGGAGAAGTCAGCGGCAGCTACCAGACCCCGCGCGGCTGGCACCGGGTCTGCGAACGCATCGGCGCCGGCGTGGAAGCCAACACCATTATTTTCCGCCGCAAAGTGACGCCCTGGAAGTACACGCCGGAACTGCACATCCAGTACCCGAACAAGGACTGGATCCTCACCCGCATTCTGTGGCTGTGCGGCGAAGAGCCCGGAAAGAACCAAGGCGGCGAAGTAGACAGTTATAATCGAGCCATTTACATCCACGGTGCCGGGGACCACGTGCCCTGGGGCACCCCCACCTCCCTCGGCTGCGTCCGCATGAAGAACCCGGACGTAATCGAACTATTCGACGCCACCGACAACGGCATTGATGTCCTGATTGATGAGAACGCCTGA
- a CDS encoding DODA-type extradiol aromatic ring-opening family dioxygenase yields the protein MTARLPALFISHGAPTLVLEDSPSRHFIAQLGTELPRPRAIVIVSAHWETRGLVVNHKPNPETIHDFYGFPEALYQLNYPARTDAQLCARLHELFAAAGLPAQSTEQRGLDHGAWTPLMLMYPQADIPIVNLSLPHQAPAAELMRIGEALRPLRDEGVLIIASGSYTHNLRALAPEGSAPAPWALAFRDWLDQQLLNDARDTLADWLQQAPYPRHNHPSDEHIAPLWVALGAGTPGAPALKLHDDWRMGNLSMASWRFD from the coding sequence ATGACTGCTCGCCTACCTGCGCTGTTCATCTCGCACGGCGCCCCCACCCTGGTGCTGGAAGACAGCCCAAGCCGCCATTTCATCGCCCAGCTGGGAACGGAGTTGCCGCGCCCGCGCGCCATCGTCATCGTTTCCGCGCACTGGGAAACCCGCGGACTGGTGGTCAACCACAAGCCAAATCCGGAAACCATCCACGACTTCTACGGCTTTCCCGAGGCCCTGTACCAGTTGAATTACCCGGCCCGCACCGATGCGCAGCTCTGCGCGCGCCTGCACGAATTGTTCGCCGCCGCCGGACTGCCGGCGCAGAGCACCGAACAACGCGGACTGGATCACGGTGCCTGGACGCCGCTGATGCTGATGTACCCGCAGGCGGACATCCCCATCGTCAATCTGTCGCTGCCGCATCAGGCGCCGGCCGCTGAACTGATGCGCATAGGCGAGGCGCTGCGCCCGCTGCGCGACGAAGGCGTCCTGATCATCGCCTCCGGCAGCTACACCCATAATCTGCGCGCGCTGGCCCCGGAAGGCTCGGCGCCGGCGCCGTGGGCGCTGGCCTTCCGCGATTGGCTGGACCAGCAGTTGCTGAACGACGCCCGGGACACGCTGGCCGACTGGCTGCAGCAAGCGCCCTATCCGCGCCACAACCATCCCAGCGACGAACACATCGCCCCGCTGTGGGTGGCGCTGGGCGCCGGCACGCCGGGCGCGCCCGCGCTCAAGCTGCACGACGACTGGCGCATGGGCAATCTGTCCATGGCCAGTTGGCGCTTCGACTAG
- a CDS encoding DUF2721 domain-containing protein, producing the protein MHSALTLTTPALLFPAISLLLLAYTNRFLGLAGIIRNLYEEYRDSQDPKILRQIGNLRTRITLIKWMQCLGIASLFLCTVAMFQVYTGWQAWGELTFGISLLCMICSLAVSLIELLRSSDALNILLSDLQAEYDKRR; encoded by the coding sequence ATGCACTCCGCGCTGACCCTGACCACGCCCGCCCTGCTGTTTCCCGCCATTTCCCTGCTGTTGCTGGCCTATACCAACCGTTTTCTCGGCCTGGCCGGCATCATTCGCAATCTGTACGAGGAGTACCGCGATAGCCAGGACCCCAAGATCCTGCGCCAGATCGGCAATCTGCGCACCCGCATCACCTTGATCAAATGGATGCAATGCCTGGGCATCGCCAGCCTGTTTCTATGCACGGTGGCGATGTTCCAGGTTTATACCGGCTGGCAGGCTTGGGGGGAGCTGACTTTCGGCATCAGCCTGCTGTGCATGATTTGCTCGCTGGCGGTGTCGCTGATCGAACTGCTGCGTTCGTCCGACGCGCTCAACATCCTGCTGTCCGATCTGCAAGCGGAATACGACAAGCGGCGCTGA